CCGGTGTGTGATCGCGAAAGGGGCTGGTGATGGTGCCAGAGCTGAGGCCTTGGCGGTCCGCGAGGCCGCACCTGGTGCGGGCCGCGGGCGCCGTACGACCCCGTCTGGCGCGCCTCGGCCGGGCCGCCGGACCGCGGATCGCGCGGTTCACGCGGGCCACGGGACCGCGGCTCGCCCGGATCACGAGGCCGAAGACCTGGCAGTACACCGCCGGTGCCGCCACCGCCGGGCTGGCTCTCGCCGCCGGTGTGGTGACCGCCGCCGGCCCCTGGGACTCCACGGGTCAGCGTACGGCCGAGCGGGACCGGGCCGTCGCACTGGAGCACACGGGTGGCGCAGATCACGATCGCGGGTCCGGCGGCTCCGGCACCGCGGCCGGGACGCCCCGTCCCGCGCCCAGCGCCGGAGCCGTGCTGGCCGGCCTCGGCGGCGCCACCACCCCGGGCGGCGTCAAGGCGGCCCCGGGCGGCGAGGCCCTCGCGGACCTCCTCAAGCCGCTCCTGGACGACCCGGCGCTCGGCACCGACCGCGCCGCGTCGGTCGTCGACCTCACCACCGGCAAGCGCCTGTACGGCCTCGGCGGCGACGTGCCCCTCACGCCCGCCTCCACCACCAAGATCGCCACCGCGGTCGCCGCGCTCACCGCCCTCGGCCCCGACCACCGCCTCACCACCCGCACCGCCCTGGAGGCCGACACCGGCGAAGTCGTCCTGGTCGGCGGCGGCGACCCGACGCTCACCGCGCGTGCGGACGCCAAGGGCCTCGCCAGCCTGCGCGCCCTGGCCGAGAAGACCGCAGCCGCCCTGAAGAAGCGGGACCTGCGCAAGGTGACGCTGTCGTACGACACGACGCTCTACGCCGGTGACGAAATGCACCCGATCGGGGTCAACGAGAACCTCGCCCGCGTCACCGCCCTGATGGCCGACGAGGCCCGGACGGACGACTCCACCAGCGGACCCGCCGAGCGCGAGGCCGACCCGGCCGCCCACGCGGCCCGCGCCTTCGCCGGGTTCCTGAAGCAGCACGGCATCACCGCCTCGGCCCCCGGCCCCTCCAAGGCCACCGACCGCGCCGACACCCTCGCCACGGTGTCCTCGCCGCCGCTGTCCGTCCTGGTCGAGCGGATGCTGACGAACAGCGACAACGACCTCGCCGAGGCCCTGGCCCGCCACACCGCCGTGGCCGGCGGCAGGCCCGCCGACTTCGACGGGGCGTCCGCCGCCATGAAGGACCGGCTGAAGCGGCTCGGCCTGCCGGTGGACGGCGCCGCGCTCCGCGACGGCAGCGGCCTGGACCGCACCGACCTGGTCAGCGCCGACCTGCTCACCGCCCTGCTCGCCGAGGCGGCCGACCCGGCCCGCCCCCAGCTCCGCCCGGTCCTCACCGGCCTCCCCGTGGCCGGCTTCACCGGCACCCTGGCCAGTCGTTACTCGGACGGCGCAGCGGGCGTCGTCCGCGCCAAGACCGGCACGCTGACGGGCGTGAACACCCTCGCCGGCACCGTCGTCACCGCCGACGGCCGCCTGCTGGGCTTCGCCTTCATGGCGCACGGGACGTCCGACCCCCAGGCGGCCCAGTCGACCCTGGACCGGGCGGCGACGGGCCTGGCGTCCTGCGGCTGCGGGTGACCGGGGTTCGCCGGGATCCTGCGCCGGCCCACGCGCACGGCCCCCACCCCTGCGCCCCGCACAGCCTGCCCCCAACGGCGGCGCTCCCGTACCGTTGACGCATGACGAGCATCGGCGCAAATTCCGGCATGGTCGACTGGAACCTCGCGGTGGCGACCGCGACCCGGCTCGTACGGCCGGGCCCCGAGGTGAGCCGCGACGAGGCCAGGGCGGTCGTCGCGGAACTCCGCCGCCATGCCAAGGCCTCCGAGGAACACGTCCGGGGTTACACCCGTATGGCCACCGAGGAGATCCACGACACCCCCGTCCTGGTCGTCGACCGCCCCGGCTGGGTCCGGGCGAACGTCGCCGGGTTCCGCGAGATCCTCAAACCCCTCCTGGAGAAGCTGCAGGAGCGGCGCGGCGACGGCGCGGGCAACGCGGTCCTCGGCGCCGTCGGCGGCAAGGTCACCGGTGTGGAACTGGGCATGCTGCTGTCGTTCCTGTCCTCCCGCGTCCTCGGCCAGTACGAGACCTTCGCCCCGGCCACCCGGGAACTCCCCGCCGGTGCCGACGGCGGCGGCCGGCTGCTCCTCGTCGCGCCGAACATCGTGCACGTCGAACGCGAACTCGACGTCCACCCGCACGACTTCCGCCTGTGGGTGTGCCTGCACGAGGAGACGCACCGCACCCAGTTCACGGCCGTGCCCTGGCTGCGCGACCACCTGGAGGGCGAAATCCAGTCGTTCCTGGCGGAGACCGACGTCGACCCCATGACCGTCCTGGAGCGGGTCCGCGAGGCCGCCCAGACCCTCGCCGGGGGCCGCCCCGAGGGGGAGGAGGACGACGGTGGCCGCTCGCTGGTGGAGCTGGTGCAGACCCCGGCCCAGCGGGAGGTCCTCGGCCGCCTCACCGCCGTGATGTCCCTGCTGGAGGGCCACGCCGACTTCGTGATGGACGGGGTCGGCCCGGAGGTCGTGCCGAGCGTCGCGGAGATCCGCGAGAAGTTCCAGCAGCGCCGCGCCAAGGGCGCCTCCCGCCTCGACCTGGCGCTGCGCAAGCTGCTCGGCCTGGACGCCAAACTCCGCCAGTACCGGGACGGCGAGCGCTTCGTACGGGCCGTGGTCGACGAGTGCGGAATGGACGGCTTCAACCGCGTCTGGACGTCGCCCAACACCCTCCCCACCAAGTCGGAGATCGCCAAACCGGCGGACTGGATCGCGCGGGTGCACCGCAAGCCGGAGTCGTGAGCCCTCCTCAAACGGCGTGAACGATTCCGGCCGACGGCAGGCGAACGACCCTCCAATCACCCGTCCGAGGGACCGTGAGCCCTCGACAGGCGTGCGATGCTCGGGGAACGGCCCGTTTCTGTCACCATCTACACACTCTGCGTGACAGAACCCCGGGCTCACCCCCCGAAAACTTCATGAAGGGCACCGGACATGGGTCCCCATCCTGCGGTCGCGGCGATACGCCTGGCGGTCCGCCGCGTCCTCCACGACATCCTCACCGAACTGAACACCACGGCCGGCGTCCCCGCCGCGACGGCCGCCGGACCGACACCCGAGCGGCCGCCGTCACCGCTCGTGCTCGTGGCCTGCTCCGGCGGCGCCGACTCCATGGCGCTCGCCTCCGCCCTCGCCTTCGAAGCCCCCCGGCTCGGCGTCCGGGCCGGCGGCGTCACCGTCGACCACGGCCTGCAGAACGGCTCCGACCTGCGCGCCGAAGAGGTCGTCCTGCGCCTGCGCGAACTGGGCCTGGACCCCGTCGAGGCCATCGCCGTCAGCGTCGGCCGCGCGGGCGGCCCCGAAGCCGCCGCCCGCGACGCACGCTATGCCGCCCTGGACGCCGCCGCGGCCCGCCACGGCGCCGCCGCCGTCCTGCTCGGCCACACCCGCGACGACCAGGCCGAGACCGTCCTGCTGGGCCTCGCCCGCGGCTCCGGCATCCGCTCCCTGTCGGGGATGGCCGCGGTCTCGGGGGCCGACGGCCGTTACCGGCGCCCCTTCCTCCAGGTCGACCGGCAGACCGCCCGCAAGGCCTGCATGGTCCAGTCCCTGCCGGTCTGGGACGACCCGCACAACGCCGACCCGGCGTACACCCGCTCCCGACTGCGCCACGAGGGCCTGCCCGCCCTGGAGAAGGCCCTCGGCAAGGGCGTCGTCGAGGCCCTCGCCCGCACCGCCCAGCTCTCCCGGGACGACGCCGACGCCCTCGACACCTGGGCCCGCCAGGCCGAGGAGGGCGTCCGCGACGCCACGGGCGTGCTGGAGTGCGCCAAGCTCTACGCCCTGCCGCCCGCCGTACGCCGCCGGATCCTGCGCCGCGCCGCCATCGCGGCCGGCGCCCCCGCCGGTGCCCTGTTCGCCCGGCACATCGAGGAAGTCGACCGGCTGATCACCGGCTGGCGCGGTCAGGGGGCCATCAACCTCCCCGGCAAAGTCGTCGCCCAGCGGCAGGGTGGCAGACTGGTGATTCGGCAAGGCTGAATACGGCCGGTTGGACGACCGAAAGTGATGCGGGTGGACGCGAACGACATGGGTGCCGACCTCGAGAAGGTACTCATCACCAAGGAAGAGATCGACGCCAAGCTGGCCGAGCTGGCGGAGAAGATCGACGCGGAGTACGCGGGCAAGGACCTGCTCATCGTGGGCGTGCTCAAGGGCGCCGTGATGGTCATGGCCGACCTCGCCCGCTCGCTGTCCTCCCCCGTCACCATGGACTGGATGGCCGTGTCCTCGTACGGCGCGGGCACCCAGTCCTCCGGCGTGGTGCGGATCCTCAAGGACCTCGACACCGACATCAAGGGCAAGCACGTCCTGATCGTCGAGGACATCATCGACTCCGGCCTGACCCTGTCCTGGCTGATCTCCAACCTCGGCTCGCGCGAGCCCGCCTCCCTCAAGGTGTGCACGCTGCTGCGCAAGCCCGACGCGGCGAAGGTCGCCATCGACGTGGAATGGGTCGGCTTCGACATCCCCAACGAGTTCGTCGTGGGGTATGGCCTCGATTACGCCGAGAAGTACCGCAACCTGCCGTTCGTCGGTACGCTCGCGCCCCACGTCTACGGCGGCTGACCCACCCCGGTGGCGGGCAGCACGGCGATCGGGGGGCTACCGGGAACCCCGGAGGCCTCCGCGCCGTTGGAGCATGCAGACGGGACGCCAGCGGTCCCGTGCGGCTGAGGGCCGCCGCGCTGGGGTACCGTCAGAAGAACTGTCTTATCAAACTCACTATGGCAGGAGGGACGGGGCGACACCGCTCCGTGTGGATGGACGTGAAGCGATACTTCCGTGGGCCAATCATGTGGATCGTGCTGGCCGTCCTTGCCGTGGTCGTGTTGATGCAGGTCGTAGGCTCGTCCGGCGGCTACAAGACGGTGGACACGGGCCAGGTCGTCCAGGCGATCAACGACAACAGGATCGAGTCGGCCAAGCTGACCACCGGCGACGAGCAGACCATCAAGGTCCAGCTCAAGGACGGCCAAAAGGTCGAGGGCAGCTCCAAGATCCAGGCGAGCTACATCGGCGACCAGGGCGTGACCCTCGCCAACACCCTGCAGAACAAGTACCAGGACAAGCAGATCTCCGACGGCTACACGGTGTCGCCGTCGAAGCAGAACCCGTTCGTCGGCATTCTGCTCTCCCTGCTCCCGTTCGTCCTGATCGTGGTCGTCTTCCTGTTCCTGATGAATCAGATGCAGGGCGGCGGCAGCCGCGTGATGAACTTCGGCAAGTCCAAGGCCAAGCTCATCACCAAGGACACCCCCAAGACGACGTTCTCCGACGTCGCCGGCTCGGACGAGGCCGTCGAGGAGCTCCACGAGATCAAGGAGTTCCTCCAGGAGCCGGCCAAGTTCCAGGCCGTCGGCGCCAAGATCCCCAAGGGCGTGCTGCTGTACGGCCCGCCCGGCACCGGCAAGACCCTGCTCGCGCGTGCCGTCGCGGGCGAGGCGGGCGTGCCGTTCTACTCGATCTCCGGTTCCGACTTCGTCGAGATGTTCGTCGGTGTCGGTGCCTCCCGAGTGCGTGACCTGTTCGAGCAGGCCAAGGCGAACGCTCCGGCGATCGTCTTCGTCGACGAGATCGACGCGGTCGGCCGCCACCGCGGCGCCGGCCTCGGCGGTGGCCACGACGAGCGCGAGCAGACCCTGAACCAGCTGCTCGTCGAGATGGACGGCTTCGACGTGAAGGGCGGCGTGATCCTCATCGCCGCCACCAACCGGCCCGACATCCTCGACCCGGCGCTGCTGCGCCCCGGCCGCTTCGACCGGCAGATCGCCGTCGACCGCCCGGACATGCAGGGCCGGCTGGAGATCCTCAAGGTCCACCAGAAGGGCAAGCCGGTCGCGCCCGACGTCGACCTGTCGGCCGTCGCCCGCCGTACGCCCGGCATGACCGGCGCCGACCTGGCCAACGTGCTGAACGAGGCCGCTCTGCTGACGGCCCGCAGCGACAAGAAGCTGGTCGACAACCAGATGCTGGACGAGGCGATCGACCGTGTGGTCGCGGGCCCGCAGAAGCGGACCCGGATCATGTCGGACAAGGAGAAGAAGATCACCGCGTACCACGAGGGCGGTCACGCCCTGGTCGCGGCGGCCTCACCGAACTCCGACCCGGTCCACAAGATCACGATCCTGTCGAGAGGCCGGGCCCTCGGTTACACGATGGTGCTCCCGGACGAGGACAAGTACTCGACCACGCGCAACGAGATGCTGGACCAGCTCGCCTACATGCTGGGCGGCCGCGCGGCCGAGGAACTGGTCTTCCACGACCCGACGACGGGCGCCGCCAACGACATCGAGAAGGCCACCAGCGTGGCCCGTGCCATGGTCACGCAGTACGGCATGACCGAGCGCCTCGGTGCCATCAAGTTCGGCGGTGACAACAGCGAGCCGTTCCTCGGGCGTGAGATGGCCCACCAGCGCGACTACTCGGAAGAGGTCGCCGCGCTGGTGGACGAAGAGGTCAAGAAGCTCATCGAGACGGCGCACAACGAGGCCTGGGAGATCCTGGTCGAGAACCGCGACGTCCTCGACAACCTCGTCCTCGCCCTGCTGGAGAAGGAGACGCTGGGCAAGGAGGAGATCGCCGAGGTCTTCGCCCAGATCGTCAAGCGTCCGGCCCGGCCCGCCTGGACCGGTTCCTCACGCCGCACGCCCTCGACCCGTCCGCCGGTGCTCTCCCCCAAGGAGCTGGCCCTGACGAACGGAGCGAACGGCGCGACGGCGGCGATCTCCACCACCAAGAGCCCCACGGTGGAGCCCGCCCCGGCACCGGAACACGCCCCGGAGGACCGTCCGGAGAGCTGACCCGGTCACTCCCGACGGCCCACCAGGCCCGGAATGTATGCCGCGCCCCCCAGGTTCTAGCCTTGGGGGGTGCGGCATTCTTCATGCCGAACGCAGGACCGCACAGGAACGAGGCACCAGATGACCGACCCCGTGACGTTGGACGGCGAGGGCGAGATCGGCGAGTTCGACGAGAAGCGTGCCGAGAACGCCGTACGCGAACTGCTCATCGCGGTCGGTGAGGACCCGGACCGCGAGGGCCTGCGGGAGACGCCGGCGCGGGTGGCGCGGGCGTATCGGGAGCTCCTGGCCGGGCATGGGCAGGAGCCCGAGGACGTACTGACGACGACGTTCGACATCGGACACGACGAGATGGTCCTGGTGAAGGACATCGAAATCGTCAGCCTGTGCGAGCATCACATGCTGCCGTTTCATGGCGTAGCGCACATCGGGTACAT
The Streptomyces sp. NBC_01723 genome window above contains:
- the dacB gene encoding D-alanyl-D-alanine carboxypeptidase/D-alanyl-D-alanine endopeptidase yields the protein MVPELRPWRSARPHLVRAAGAVRPRLARLGRAAGPRIARFTRATGPRLARITRPKTWQYTAGAATAGLALAAGVVTAAGPWDSTGQRTAERDRAVALEHTGGADHDRGSGGSGTAAGTPRPAPSAGAVLAGLGGATTPGGVKAAPGGEALADLLKPLLDDPALGTDRAASVVDLTTGKRLYGLGGDVPLTPASTTKIATAVAALTALGPDHRLTTRTALEADTGEVVLVGGGDPTLTARADAKGLASLRALAEKTAAALKKRDLRKVTLSYDTTLYAGDEMHPIGVNENLARVTALMADEARTDDSTSGPAEREADPAAHAARAFAGFLKQHGITASAPGPSKATDRADTLATVSSPPLSVLVERMLTNSDNDLAEALARHTAVAGGRPADFDGASAAMKDRLKRLGLPVDGAALRDGSGLDRTDLVSADLLTALLAEAADPARPQLRPVLTGLPVAGFTGTLASRYSDGAAGVVRAKTGTLTGVNTLAGTVVTADGRLLGFAFMAHGTSDPQAAQSTLDRAATGLASCGCG
- a CDS encoding zinc-dependent metalloprotease, which translates into the protein MTSIGANSGMVDWNLAVATATRLVRPGPEVSRDEARAVVAELRRHAKASEEHVRGYTRMATEEIHDTPVLVVDRPGWVRANVAGFREILKPLLEKLQERRGDGAGNAVLGAVGGKVTGVELGMLLSFLSSRVLGQYETFAPATRELPAGADGGGRLLLVAPNIVHVERELDVHPHDFRLWVCLHEETHRTQFTAVPWLRDHLEGEIQSFLAETDVDPMTVLERVREAAQTLAGGRPEGEEDDGGRSLVELVQTPAQREVLGRLTAVMSLLEGHADFVMDGVGPEVVPSVAEIREKFQQRRAKGASRLDLALRKLLGLDAKLRQYRDGERFVRAVVDECGMDGFNRVWTSPNTLPTKSEIAKPADWIARVHRKPES
- the tilS gene encoding tRNA lysidine(34) synthetase TilS; the protein is MGPHPAVAAIRLAVRRVLHDILTELNTTAGVPAATAAGPTPERPPSPLVLVACSGGADSMALASALAFEAPRLGVRAGGVTVDHGLQNGSDLRAEEVVLRLRELGLDPVEAIAVSVGRAGGPEAAARDARYAALDAAAARHGAAAVLLGHTRDDQAETVLLGLARGSGIRSLSGMAAVSGADGRYRRPFLQVDRQTARKACMVQSLPVWDDPHNADPAYTRSRLRHEGLPALEKALGKGVVEALARTAQLSRDDADALDTWARQAEEGVRDATGVLECAKLYALPPAVRRRILRRAAIAAGAPAGALFARHIEEVDRLITGWRGQGAINLPGKVVAQRQGGRLVIRQG
- the hpt gene encoding hypoxanthine phosphoribosyltransferase, with amino-acid sequence MRVDANDMGADLEKVLITKEEIDAKLAELAEKIDAEYAGKDLLIVGVLKGAVMVMADLARSLSSPVTMDWMAVSSYGAGTQSSGVVRILKDLDTDIKGKHVLIVEDIIDSGLTLSWLISNLGSREPASLKVCTLLRKPDAAKVAIDVEWVGFDIPNEFVVGYGLDYAEKYRNLPFVGTLAPHVYGG
- the ftsH gene encoding ATP-dependent zinc metalloprotease FtsH, giving the protein MDVKRYFRGPIMWIVLAVLAVVVLMQVVGSSGGYKTVDTGQVVQAINDNRIESAKLTTGDEQTIKVQLKDGQKVEGSSKIQASYIGDQGVTLANTLQNKYQDKQISDGYTVSPSKQNPFVGILLSLLPFVLIVVVFLFLMNQMQGGGSRVMNFGKSKAKLITKDTPKTTFSDVAGSDEAVEELHEIKEFLQEPAKFQAVGAKIPKGVLLYGPPGTGKTLLARAVAGEAGVPFYSISGSDFVEMFVGVGASRVRDLFEQAKANAPAIVFVDEIDAVGRHRGAGLGGGHDEREQTLNQLLVEMDGFDVKGGVILIAATNRPDILDPALLRPGRFDRQIAVDRPDMQGRLEILKVHQKGKPVAPDVDLSAVARRTPGMTGADLANVLNEAALLTARSDKKLVDNQMLDEAIDRVVAGPQKRTRIMSDKEKKITAYHEGGHALVAAASPNSDPVHKITILSRGRALGYTMVLPDEDKYSTTRNEMLDQLAYMLGGRAAEELVFHDPTTGAANDIEKATSVARAMVTQYGMTERLGAIKFGGDNSEPFLGREMAHQRDYSEEVAALVDEEVKKLIETAHNEAWEILVENRDVLDNLVLALLEKETLGKEEIAEVFAQIVKRPARPAWTGSSRRTPSTRPPVLSPKELALTNGANGATAAISTTKSPTVEPAPAPEHAPEDRPES
- the folE gene encoding GTP cyclohydrolase I FolE, whose translation is MTDPVTLDGEGEIGEFDEKRAENAVRELLIAVGEDPDREGLRETPARVARAYRELLAGHGQEPEDVLTTTFDIGHDEMVLVKDIEIVSLCEHHMLPFHGVAHIGYIPAESGKITGLSKLARLVEVFARRLQVQERLTTQVADSLMEILEARGVIVVVEAEHMCMSVRGVRKPGAKTTTSAVRGQLRDAATRAEAMGLILAR